A genomic window from Flavobacterium azooxidireducens includes:
- a CDS encoding carboxylesterase family protein: MKYITISLVVLFFTQGFSQTGSGSFSTAITKQYNYNYLLHKPKSTTTKKPLLIFLHGSGEKGNDLEKVKSHGPFDYLKSNELDAYVLAPQCPQEAYWESESLHQLIQKVIKENNNIDTNRIYLTGLSMGAWGAWNLAFAHPETFAALVPICGFVDRVPMIENCKIANIPTRIFHGLVDDVVDVNYSITIYKKLKGCSKDLELTIFDDANHDSWTRVYNNAAIYEWMFQQIKK; this comes from the coding sequence ATGAAATACATAACAATTAGTTTAGTCGTATTGTTTTTTACACAAGGTTTTTCGCAAACTGGTAGTGGCTCATTTTCCACAGCCATTACAAAACAATATAATTACAACTATTTGTTACACAAACCCAAATCAACAACTACTAAAAAACCACTTTTAATTTTCCTGCATGGTTCAGGTGAAAAAGGAAACGATTTAGAAAAAGTAAAATCACACGGCCCTTTTGATTATTTAAAAAGTAATGAATTAGATGCCTATGTGTTAGCTCCTCAATGTCCGCAAGAGGCTTATTGGGAATCAGAATCGTTACACCAACTCATTCAAAAAGTTATAAAAGAAAATAATAATATCGACACCAATCGAATTTATCTCACAGGATTAAGCATGGGAGCTTGGGGAGCTTGGAATTTAGCCTTTGCCCATCCCGAAACTTTTGCTGCTTTAGTCCCAATTTGTGGTTTTGTTGATCGTGTGCCAATGATAGAAAATTGCAAAATTGCCAACATTCCAACCCGAATTTTTCATGGGTTAGTGGATGATGTAGTGGATGTAAATTACTCTATCACCATTTACAAAAAATTAAAAGGCTGTTCAAAAGATTTAGAATTAACAATTTTTGATGACGCCAATCACGACAGTTGGACCAGAGTTTACAATAACGCTGCAATTTATGAATGGATGTTCCAACAGATTAAAAAATAG
- a CDS encoding helix-turn-helix and ligand-binding sensor domain-containing protein, with the protein MKLKFQFLFFLLFSLNVFSQELLPFVENFTKSNYNGDNQVWSVTQGKDNAMYFANNHYFLRYNGVKWERYSLPNKTVIRSVFAHNEKIYCGSYNEFGYWKRENGIMRYYSLTKDKDFFKDASKNEEIWKIFELNGTIYFQSFNEIFIYNNNSIKRVEVPFLISYCFVIDSKIYVASVNRGVFEFDGKNFIYIKKWDAVLNNVIHAIAKNNNEIYIFTLKNGVFVEKNEKLQPWNHPINEALKSEVIITAKFYQKNKLVLGTASKGVYIVQMDSGEFININRNNRLSNNSVLSISVDKENDIWLGLDNGISHIEINSPFRIFSDNTGELGTVYSIAASKNGYLLASNHGVFTYENKSLKIVPNSQGQVWNVKKIDDNFVIGHNDGTFLYDFKSYRKINPLNGGWQLKKDLYHDRYIQSNYLGLAFFENKNDFSQYKRLNTVYRPIKDFVQTGQYEIIASDSYRGLFKIKYNEKLELVSYLNLTEKNNIKSDFGVKIFKYKNDVLYYINSEWYYLDGVTDVLKKYELFNQNFKNISEVIPIDDSSFAILKGGLFYIINQSNDHFSWKLIPKKYYEGKIINQETRIFKFNEHYLVNLDDGFLQFESNKNNFINQKVEIEAYFNGKILDDEANIPNNQSLTLHFVSEYFGNKKSTLFYKLNNQSIVPLTDGKLILNNLSSGNNSIEVYFTNGFEFVKTGEFSFTVLKPWYLSIWMIILYFAIVGGILFLYYRWNKVRYQEKIKLKEEELKHHRQIMELEMEAENKLKLQDYEKHILEMQVQSKASEVAGKSLSIAKQSEMIESIQRILEEEKNINTVKTKIKKAIKSNAINQREWENFEKNLIQSHEEFVQKLTNTYPELTSKDIKLSIYLRMNLSSKEIAPLMNISYRGVELHRYRLRKKIQLNSEESLSRFMINL; encoded by the coding sequence ATAATGGTGTGAAATGGGAACGTTATTCGTTGCCAAACAAAACCGTAATTCGTTCGGTTTTTGCTCATAATGAAAAGATATATTGTGGTTCCTATAACGAATTTGGTTATTGGAAAAGAGAAAATGGAATCATGCGTTATTATTCACTTACCAAAGACAAAGATTTTTTTAAAGATGCTTCTAAAAATGAAGAAATTTGGAAAATTTTTGAATTAAACGGCACCATTTATTTTCAATCCTTTAACGAAATTTTTATTTATAATAATAATTCGATCAAACGAGTTGAAGTTCCTTTTTTGATTTCGTATTGTTTCGTAATCGATTCGAAAATTTATGTTGCTTCGGTTAACAGAGGCGTTTTTGAATTTGATGGAAAGAATTTCATCTACATAAAAAAGTGGGATGCTGTTCTGAATAATGTCATTCACGCTATTGCAAAGAACAACAATGAAATTTATATTTTTACTTTAAAAAATGGTGTTTTTGTTGAAAAAAACGAAAAATTGCAACCTTGGAATCATCCCATTAATGAAGCTTTAAAATCGGAAGTAATTATAACAGCAAAATTCTATCAAAAGAATAAATTGGTTCTAGGAACAGCTTCAAAAGGAGTTTATATTGTTCAGATGGATTCAGGAGAATTTATCAATATTAATCGCAATAACCGACTTTCCAACAATTCTGTTCTGAGTATTTCTGTTGATAAAGAAAATGACATTTGGTTGGGTTTGGATAACGGAATTTCGCACATAGAAATCAATTCTCCATTCCGAATTTTTTCAGATAATACCGGCGAATTGGGAACTGTTTATTCTATAGCAGCTTCAAAAAACGGGTATTTATTAGCTTCTAATCATGGTGTTTTTACGTACGAAAATAAATCACTAAAAATTGTTCCTAATTCACAAGGACAAGTTTGGAATGTAAAGAAAATTGATGATAATTTTGTAATAGGGCACAATGACGGTACTTTTTTATATGATTTTAAATCATACAGAAAAATCAATCCTTTAAATGGTGGTTGGCAGTTGAAAAAAGACCTGTATCACGACCGATACATTCAATCTAACTATCTTGGCTTAGCGTTTTTTGAGAATAAAAATGATTTCTCTCAATATAAACGACTAAACACAGTTTACAGACCAATTAAAGATTTTGTGCAAACCGGACAGTATGAGATTATAGCTTCGGATAGTTATCGAGGACTTTTTAAAATAAAATACAATGAAAAGCTAGAGCTAGTTTCCTATCTTAATTTGACTGAAAAAAATAATATTAAAAGTGATTTTGGGGTAAAAATATTCAAGTATAAAAATGATGTTTTATATTATATTAACTCTGAATGGTATTATTTGGATGGTGTGACAGATGTTCTAAAAAAATATGAATTATTCAATCAAAATTTTAAAAATATCAGTGAAGTAATTCCAATTGATGATTCAAGTTTTGCCATTTTGAAAGGAGGTTTGTTTTATATAATTAATCAATCCAACGATCATTTTTCCTGGAAATTGATTCCAAAAAAATATTACGAAGGAAAAATAATCAACCAAGAAACTAGAATCTTTAAATTTAATGAGCATTATTTAGTTAATCTAGATGATGGATTTTTGCAATTTGAATCAAATAAAAATAATTTTATAAATCAAAAAGTAGAGATTGAAGCTTATTTTAATGGAAAAATTTTAGATGATGAAGCAAATATTCCTAATAACCAAAGTTTGACTTTGCATTTTGTTTCTGAATATTTTGGAAATAAAAAATCGACACTATTTTATAAATTAAATAATCAGTCAATAGTACCACTAACAGATGGTAAGTTGATTTTGAATAATTTATCCAGCGGAAATAATAGTATTGAAGTCTATTTTACAAACGGATTTGAATTCGTGAAAACAGGTGAATTTTCATTTACTGTTTTAAAGCCGTGGTATCTTTCAATTTGGATGATAATTCTTTATTTTGCGATTGTTGGCGGAATTTTGTTTTTATATTATCGATGGAATAAAGTGCGATATCAAGAAAAAATCAAACTTAAAGAAGAAGAACTGAAACATCATCGCCAGATTATGGAATTGGAAATGGAAGCTGAAAACAAACTCAAATTGCAAGATTATGAAAAGCATATTTTGGAAATGCAAGTTCAATCAAAAGCTTCGGAAGTAGCCGGGAAATCACTATCTATTGCCAAACAATCAGAGATGATTGAAAGCATTCAACGCATTTTAGAAGAAGAGAAGAATATCAACACGGTTAAAACAAAGATTAAGAAAGCCATTAAATCCAATGCAATTAATCAACGCGAATGGGAAAATTTTGAAAAAAATCTTATTCAAAGTCATGAAGAATTTGTACAAAAATTAACCAACACCTATCCTGAATTAACTTCAAAGGATATCAAGCTTTCAATTTACTTACGAATGAATTTATCTTCAAAAGAAATTGCACCATTAATGAATATTTCCTATCGAGGTGTAGAGTTACACCGTTATCGACTTCGTAAAAAGATTCAATTAAATTCAGAAGAAAGCCTTTCTAGGTTTATGATTAATTTATAA
- a CDS encoding RagB/SusD family nutrient uptake outer membrane protein: MKKIFYSIFILTSIYLIGCSDDYLDIDQTESISTADLSLFNNDEGAKSFVTSIYSKFLEWNMSSFSWNGITSIASDDADKGSSPGDTGTDKDLLDNLTHNSSSVSVEEVFRAQYEGINRCNQALFYIPQLDQANEGLRNRLMGEAKFLRAVMYFNLVRIYGGVPLIDKIPNPSSEEDRIMQLTRKSKEEIYAFIEQDLTDAIAILPEKSSYPATEIARASRGAALTLLAKVSLYQSKWDKVIEYTNQLSGYSLTPDYAEIFKTTGENNQESIFEIQGFGGNPAKGIQGYSATQGARGAGGWGWGFNTPSESLLNAYETGDTRRDATIIFAGTVLYDGRDVPLTVENPMYNFKAYSSINSGDWETNVNIRYLRYAEVLLMRAEAFNELGSTGEAIIELNKVRNRANLADTPAVSPADVKLAIWKERRVELAFEHDRYFDLVRTGQAQQAFAAHGKEFVVGKHEVFPLPQRFINETNGLSIQNPNY, encoded by the coding sequence ATGAAAAAGATATTTTATTCCATTTTTATCCTCACTTCAATCTACCTGATTGGGTGTAGCGATGATTATTTAGATATAGATCAAACGGAATCTATTTCAACAGCCGATTTGAGTCTATTTAACAACGATGAAGGAGCAAAAAGTTTTGTGACTTCCATTTATTCCAAGTTTTTAGAATGGAACATGAGTTCATTTTCTTGGAACGGAATTACCAGTATTGCCTCAGATGATGCCGATAAAGGTTCTTCTCCCGGTGATACAGGTACTGATAAAGATTTATTGGATAATTTAACCCATAATTCGTCTAGCGTTTCTGTTGAAGAAGTATTCAGAGCTCAATATGAAGGAATTAACAGATGTAATCAAGCTCTTTTTTACATTCCACAATTAGATCAAGCCAATGAAGGTTTACGAAACCGATTAATGGGTGAAGCTAAATTTTTGAGAGCAGTAATGTATTTTAACTTAGTTAGAATTTATGGAGGTGTTCCATTAATTGATAAAATTCCAAACCCTTCTTCTGAAGAAGACAGAATAATGCAATTAACAAGAAAATCTAAAGAAGAAATTTATGCTTTTATTGAGCAAGATTTAACCGATGCAATAGCAATTTTGCCGGAAAAAAGTTCATATCCAGCAACTGAAATTGCCAGAGCTTCTCGAGGAGCAGCTTTAACTTTATTGGCAAAAGTTTCTCTTTATCAAAGTAAATGGGACAAAGTAATTGAATATACCAACCAATTGTCAGGTTATTCTTTAACTCCGGATTATGCTGAAATTTTCAAAACAACCGGTGAGAACAACCAAGAATCAATTTTTGAGATTCAAGGTTTTGGAGGAAATCCCGCAAAAGGAATTCAAGGCTACTCTGCAACCCAAGGTGCTCGTGGTGCCGGAGGTTGGGGTTGGGGATTCAACACGCCTTCGGAAAGTTTATTAAATGCTTATGAAACCGGAGATACTCGAAGAGATGCTACTATTATTTTTGCCGGAACTGTTTTATATGATGGAAGAGATGTTCCATTAACAGTTGAAAACCCAATGTATAATTTCAAAGCATACTCTTCTATTAACTCAGGCGATTGGGAAACCAATGTTAACATTAGGTATTTAAGATATGCAGAAGTTTTATTAATGAGAGCAGAAGCTTTTAATGAATTGGGAAGTACTGGTGAGGCAATTATCGAATTAAATAAAGTGCGTAACAGAGCTAATTTAGCAGACACACCAGCTGTATCGCCAGCCGATGTTAAACTTGCCATTTGGAAAGAAAGAAGAGTAGAATTAGCGTTTGAACATGACCGTTATTTTGATTTAGTGAGAACAGGTCAAGCACAACAAGCTTTTGCAGCTCATGGAAAAGAATTTGTTGTTGGTAAACATGAAGTTTTCCCTTTACCACAACGTTTTATTAATGAAACAAATGGTTTGTCAATCCAAAATCCAAATTACTAA
- a CDS encoding SusC/RagA family TonB-linked outer membrane protein, with product MMVLPLYILAQEVKGTVVDKGGMPLPGVTIRALQTDVNTVTDFDGNFTINAQNGQDLEFRMIGMKTSIQKVTGSILNVMLEDDETTLDDVVLIGYGTRKKVDNTASIVSLTSEEVNNRKVLNATQAIQGKAAGVQVSSSDVPGSSPSVVIRGLNTALGGRNPLYIVDGVPLGDVNNINSSDILTYDVLKDASALAIYGNRGANGVIIITTKAGTSEKMTVEYDGFVGFRSPLERIKMAGSNKFSRYSNIALGTTTFSQDQPTNTNWFDEITRTGVYSQNNISVSGASKSIKYFFSAGLYDEKAILNGLDYKRITLRNNNDIKISDRLSLKQTLNIGITESNPKPLSAFTNAYKQSPIVPVYFPSGKYGVSFVGEDGFASETGSSFNNVGNPVAQLDYFNEEQRYINLQAGLTLDYKIMDGLKYTSQFTASYNNWKSYNFNDTRNIWLSQDPTRTEELYDANAPINLLTKSRGENFDWNLANFLTYNKVFSDIHDIEFTLGTEINFYGSNETLSATRRDVPANSNYWAFNFSTSNLSDAISNTVLNERRLLSYFGRAQYKLMDKYLITATLRRDGTSQYQTDYRWGHFPSFGLGWVVSNESFLKDNTFLNFLKLRGGWGRLGNERVPLNNQAFTSNLNSTLGGNIIYPGITINSQVDPSLSWEVIEELSVGVDFSLINSKLKGTFDIYDKSTTNLILNVDSYLTAGTSQASPGHVGEVTNKGVEFSLRWDDKIGENFSYWVGGNISSNKNNLESITNPNVSFFQGGVLGNGQYTKLLSFDAIDQPLGSFFLWEHAGFDETGQMQFFNADGDIVSEDQLTVDDRKFVGSVVPTSTYGISVGANYKNIDFSIDGYGTGGSKVYNGKKAQRFSGENIEYDVATDFWTPTNTSAANPAPFNSVPVASTYYLESGDFFRINNITLGYTLPKISEHITSVRIYANAINPFIFQKFSGFSPELNNDGDPYRSQGIEIDAYPTVKSFVFGVNLKF from the coding sequence ATGATGGTACTCCCATTATACATATTAGCTCAGGAAGTCAAAGGTACAGTTGTAGACAAAGGCGGAATGCCTCTGCCCGGAGTCACAATCAGGGCATTGCAAACCGATGTCAATACAGTAACCGATTTTGATGGTAATTTCACAATTAATGCACAAAACGGACAAGATTTGGAATTCCGAATGATTGGAATGAAAACTTCTATCCAAAAAGTAACAGGATCAATACTAAATGTAATGTTAGAAGATGATGAAACCACTTTGGATGACGTTGTTTTGATTGGTTATGGTACTCGTAAAAAGGTTGACAATACCGCTTCAATAGTTTCATTAACCAGTGAGGAAGTAAACAATCGAAAGGTATTAAATGCAACTCAAGCAATTCAGGGTAAAGCAGCCGGAGTTCAAGTCTCAAGTAGTGATGTTCCGGGTAGTTCACCCTCAGTTGTGATTAGAGGTCTTAATACAGCGTTAGGTGGAAGAAATCCTCTTTATATTGTGGATGGAGTTCCTTTGGGAGATGTTAATAATATAAATTCATCAGACATTTTAACGTATGATGTTTTAAAGGATGCTTCTGCTTTAGCAATTTATGGTAATCGTGGAGCAAATGGTGTAATCATTATCACTACCAAAGCTGGAACATCTGAAAAAATGACTGTTGAATATGATGGATTTGTTGGTTTTAGAAGCCCTTTAGAAAGGATTAAAATGGCGGGAAGCAATAAATTCTCACGTTATTCAAATATTGCACTTGGTACAACCACATTTTCACAAGATCAACCTACTAATACCAATTGGTTTGACGAAATTACTCGTACTGGTGTATATAGTCAAAATAACATCTCTGTTTCAGGAGCTTCTAAATCTATAAAATACTTTTTTAGTGCTGGTTTATATGATGAAAAGGCAATTCTAAATGGTTTAGATTATAAACGTATTACATTACGTAATAACAATGATATTAAAATTTCTGATAGACTCTCTTTAAAACAAACATTAAACATTGGTATTACAGAATCTAATCCAAAACCATTATCGGCTTTCACAAATGCGTATAAACAATCCCCAATTGTTCCCGTTTATTTTCCTAGCGGAAAATATGGGGTTTCATTTGTTGGAGAAGATGGTTTTGCCTCAGAAACAGGTTCATCATTTAATAATGTAGGAAATCCTGTAGCTCAACTAGATTATTTTAATGAAGAGCAACGCTATATAAATTTGCAAGCCGGATTAACGTTGGATTACAAAATTATGGATGGATTAAAATATACTTCTCAATTTACTGCTAGTTACAATAATTGGAAGAGTTATAATTTTAATGACACAAGAAATATTTGGCTATCTCAAGATCCAACAAGAACTGAAGAACTTTATGATGCTAACGCTCCAATAAACCTGTTGACAAAATCAAGAGGAGAAAATTTTGATTGGAATTTAGCAAACTTTTTAACTTATAATAAAGTGTTCTCAGATATTCATGATATTGAATTTACATTGGGAACGGAAATTAATTTTTATGGTTCAAATGAAACTTTATCAGCCACAAGACGAGATGTTCCCGCAAACTCAAATTATTGGGCATTTAATTTTTCAACATCTAATTTGAGTGATGCTATAAGTAATACTGTGTTAAACGAAAGAAGGTTATTATCCTATTTTGGTCGTGCACAATATAAATTGATGGATAAATATTTGATTACAGCCACTCTAAGACGTGACGGTACATCGCAATATCAAACGGATTATCGTTGGGGTCATTTTCCTTCGTTTGGTTTAGGTTGGGTTGTTTCAAATGAATCGTTTTTAAAAGATAACACCTTTCTTAATTTTTTAAAACTTAGAGGAGGCTGGGGTAGATTAGGTAATGAAAGAGTTCCATTAAATAATCAAGCCTTTACATCTAACTTGAATTCTACTTTAGGCGGAAATATTATTTATCCGGGAATCACCATTAACTCTCAAGTAGATCCTAGTTTATCATGGGAAGTTATAGAAGAATTATCTGTTGGTGTAGACTTTAGCCTAATTAATAGTAAATTAAAAGGAACTTTTGATATTTATGATAAAAGTACAACTAATTTGATATTGAATGTAGATTCTTATTTAACAGCTGGAACTTCCCAAGCTTCTCCCGGACATGTTGGTGAAGTAACCAATAAAGGGGTTGAGTTTTCTTTACGTTGGGATGACAAAATTGGCGAAAACTTTTCCTATTGGGTTGGAGGAAATATATCCAGTAATAAAAATAATCTAGAAAGTATAACAAATCCTAATGTTTCGTTTTTTCAAGGTGGAGTTCTAGGAAACGGTCAATATACTAAATTATTATCGTTTGATGCAATAGATCAACCTTTAGGAAGTTTCTTTCTATGGGAACATGCAGGCTTTGATGAAACAGGACAAATGCAATTCTTTAACGCTGATGGCGATATTGTATCAGAAGATCAATTAACTGTTGATGACAGAAAATTTGTTGGATCTGTTGTTCCTACATCTACTTACGGAATTTCGGTAGGTGCAAATTATAAAAATATTGATTTCTCAATTGATGGATATGGAACCGGCGGAAGCAAAGTTTACAATGGTAAAAAGGCCCAACGTTTTTCAGGTGAAAATATAGAATATGATGTTGCAACAGACTTCTGGACACCTACCAACACTTCTGCAGCAAACCCAGCTCCGTTTAATTCAGTTCCGGTTGCTTCAACCTATTATTTAGAATCAGGTGATTTCTTTAGAATCAACAACATAACATTAGGTTACACATTACCAAAAATTTCAGAACATATTACTTCTGTTAGAATTTATGCAAATGCAATTAACCCTTTCATTTTTCAAAAATTCTCAGGATTTTCTCCTGAGTTAAATAATGACGGTGATCCGTACCGTTCTCAAGGTATAGAAATTGATGCATATCCTACTGTTAAGTCGTTTGTATTTGGTGTTAATTTAAAATTTTAA
- a CDS encoding LamG domain-containing protein — protein MKNKYRIVFLSTLALGFMMIGCEEDLDSNEPIPYEPIGGYENSDDIAPDNLVAKMSFEGNVDDSKNGLTGGTATNVTFESGVKGNAYKGSSTGFASYSTVSNSVSGLGSITSAMWIKTTQHTGGAQCLFMLPKTTDFWGNIFVLIEGTTEDKMLIKIHLQKDVTPSIPWSGQWIEHTGDNRLEGMYGDWKHLVWSYNAETSKYNIYVDGTKLVLPEGLSNRYTSDPNVDGVPLGELSNSNVQGFVLGGFQQHLGAPWGAPDGWMLPYTGMIDEFRMYNTALSDTDIRSLYLLEKDGR, from the coding sequence ATGAAAAATAAATATAGAATAGTATTCCTATCAACTTTAGCTCTTGGTTTTATGATGATTGGCTGCGAAGAAGATTTAGACAGCAATGAACCAATTCCTTATGAACCCATCGGAGGTTATGAAAACTCAGATGATATTGCACCTGACAATCTAGTTGCAAAAATGAGTTTTGAAGGCAATGTAGATGATTCTAAGAACGGATTAACTGGCGGAACAGCTACAAATGTAACGTTTGAATCAGGTGTAAAAGGAAATGCATATAAAGGTTCTTCAACTGGTTTTGCATCTTATTCAACAGTAAGTAATTCAGTTTCCGGATTAGGCAGCATAACTTCAGCTATGTGGATTAAAACCACACAACATACAGGTGGTGCTCAGTGTTTGTTCATGTTACCAAAAACAACTGATTTTTGGGGTAACATATTTGTTTTAATCGAAGGAACTACAGAGGATAAAATGTTGATCAAAATCCATCTTCAAAAAGATGTTACACCATCAATTCCATGGTCTGGACAATGGATAGAGCATACTGGCGACAACCGACTAGAAGGAATGTATGGAGACTGGAAACATCTAGTTTGGTCATATAATGCAGAAACATCCAAGTATAATATTTATGTTGATGGAACAAAATTGGTCCTCCCAGAAGGTTTATCTAATCGATATACTTCCGACCCAAATGTAGACGGAGTTCCATTAGGAGAACTTTCAAATTCAAATGTACAAGGTTTTGTTCTAGGAGGCTTTCAACAACATTTAGGTGCTCCATGGGGTGCTCCGGATGGTTGGATGTTGCCTTACACAGGAATGATAGACGAGTTTAGAATGTATAACACAGCCCTTTCAGATACAGACATTCGTTCATTGTATCTGTTAGAAAAAGATGGAAGATAA
- a CDS encoding glucoamylase family protein — protein sequence MKLVIYINFYLIFLVTTLACSDSGTNSNSNGTPLPTQPVVVLTDQELMTQVQKDAFKYFWDLAHPNSKLARERYHIDNPAFEQHIVTTGGSAFGLMTIIVGIERGFVSRTEAVTRLQTALNFLENADRFHGAWPHWMNGNTGDVIPFGANDNGGDLVETAFLCQSLITLREYFKNGNSAEQALAQKADDLWKGVEWDWYTKGENALYWHWSPSNGWQMNHKIQGYNECLITYVMAAASPTHPIQSEAYHETWARNGNIVHAGSQYGIPVILNHDGASGTVGPMFWAHYSHLGLDPRGLTDQYANYWDLNKNHTQIIYQHSIANPNNFNGYSDKCWGLTASYTRNADGTTGYTAHQPNNDKGVITPTAALSSFPYTPVESMKFLRYLYEEKRNVYVGLAGPYDAFSPHYNWVTQRYLAIDQGTIAPMIENHRTGLLWNLFMQAPEVRTGLQNLGFTSSQHGF from the coding sequence ATGAAGTTAGTAATCTATATCAATTTTTATTTAATTTTTTTAGTAACCACTTTGGCTTGTTCAGATAGTGGGACTAATTCAAATTCAAACGGGACTCCTTTACCTACTCAACCTGTTGTTGTTTTAACAGATCAAGAGTTAATGACACAAGTTCAAAAAGACGCTTTTAAGTACTTCTGGGATTTGGCTCACCCAAATTCAAAATTAGCACGTGAACGATATCATATTGATAACCCGGCTTTTGAACAACATATCGTTACCACCGGAGGTTCTGCCTTCGGATTAATGACAATCATTGTGGGTATCGAACGAGGTTTTGTTTCCAGAACAGAAGCAGTTACTCGTTTGCAAACAGCTCTAAACTTTCTCGAAAATGCCGATCGCTTTCATGGTGCTTGGCCACATTGGATGAACGGAAACACAGGAGATGTTATTCCGTTTGGAGCAAATGATAATGGTGGCGATTTAGTAGAAACAGCCTTCTTATGTCAAAGTTTAATAACGCTAAGAGAATATTTTAAAAACGGAAATTCCGCAGAACAAGCCTTAGCTCAAAAAGCAGATGATTTGTGGAAAGGCGTAGAATGGGATTGGTACACCAAAGGCGAAAATGCACTTTATTGGCACTGGTCACCAAGTAATGGTTGGCAAATGAATCATAAAATACAAGGTTACAATGAATGTTTGATTACGTATGTCATGGCTGCAGCTTCTCCAACACATCCAATACAATCTGAAGCCTATCACGAAACTTGGGCTCGCAACGGAAATATTGTTCATGCCGGAAGCCAATACGGAATTCCGGTTATCTTGAATCACGACGGAGCTTCCGGAACAGTTGGCCCAATGTTTTGGGCTCATTACTCTCATTTAGGGTTAGACCCAAGAGGCTTAACTGATCAATACGCAAACTATTGGGATTTGAATAAAAATCATACCCAAATAATTTATCAACACAGTATCGCAAATCCAAATAATTTTAATGGTTATTCCGATAAATGTTGGGGATTAACAGCCAGTTATACGAGAAATGCTGACGGCACAACGGGTTATACCGCTCATCAACCTAATAATGATAAAGGAGTAATAACACCAACTGCTGCGTTGTCTTCATTTCCCTATACACCAGTAGAATCTATGAAATTTTTACGTTATTTGTATGAAGAAAAAAGAAATGTTTATGTAGGTTTAGCCGGACCATACGATGCTTTTTCCCCACATTATAACTGGGTAACACAACGTTATCTTGCTATCGATCAAGGAACAATTGCACCAATGATAGAAAACCACCGTACCGGATTATTGTGGAATTTATTTATGCAAGCACCGGAGGTTCGAACCGGATTGCAAAATTTAGGTTTCACTTCTTCCCAACACGGATTTTAA